From a single Planococcus shenhongbingii genomic region:
- a CDS encoding glycine/sarcosine/betaine reductase selenoprotein B family protein, producing the protein MKSRTKIKSKVAVAFLENFPKAYNNYTLKHVSKQPGVPEANLTKPLAECKVALLSTAGVHLKTDIPFDLDIQDHTIRIVPGKAQEEELTVTHMYYDTKFAKKDTTIVFPIQQLKELEQSGVIGSVSDIHIGLYGGIMETEQVEKESIPKVVELFKNKDIDVALLVPG; encoded by the coding sequence ATGAAAAGCCGTACAAAAATCAAATCAAAAGTGGCTGTGGCATTTTTGGAAAACTTCCCGAAAGCTTATAACAATTACACATTAAAGCATGTCAGTAAACAGCCAGGTGTTCCAGAAGCGAACTTGACTAAACCGCTGGCTGAATGCAAAGTCGCTTTGTTATCGACTGCCGGTGTCCATTTGAAAACAGACATTCCGTTTGATCTTGATATTCAAGATCACACCATCCGGATCGTCCCTGGAAAGGCCCAGGAAGAAGAGCTGACGGTAACCCATATGTATTACGATACGAAATTCGCTAAAAAAGATACAACGATCGTTTTTCCGATCCAACAGCTGAAAGAGCTGGAACAGTCCGGAGTTATCGGTTCTGTATCAGACATCCATATCGGATTGTATGGCGGCATCATGGAGACCGAGCAGGTCGAAAAGGAATCGATTCCGAAAGTAGTGGAGCTGTTCAAAAACAAAGACATTGATGTGGCTTTGCTGGTGCCTGGCTGA
- a CDS encoding DUF4037 domain-containing protein — translation MELKELAKEIADVYMHNPKIESVMLGGSVARNLSDEFSDIELFIFWRESPTDEDRKEPIEKLGGNILDFHPFEDEEWSETYTVQNVKLEISNFLVSTAFQYVESITLKYDTDLEKQVLLASIDDGIPLGGEKALFELKGKIKLYPVKLGEAMVKENRELGTRWQNREALLAREDWLMLYQIIVAVEVKLMGILFALNQRYVHHPAFKWQKASLDNMEIKPENSSERFASVLLGEPKESVKELERLIIEVFQLAQTLYPELDMSGAMEKAGWARPKNS, via the coding sequence ATGGAATTGAAAGAACTGGCAAAAGAAATAGCAGACGTATACATGCACAATCCTAAAATCGAGTCCGTCATGCTGGGGGGATCTGTCGCGCGAAATTTATCTGATGAATTTTCGGATATTGAATTGTTTATTTTTTGGAGGGAAAGCCCAACTGATGAAGACAGAAAAGAACCGATTGAAAAGCTAGGCGGCAACATACTTGATTTTCATCCTTTTGAAGACGAAGAATGGTCGGAAACTTATACGGTCCAGAACGTTAAACTGGAAATCAGCAATTTCCTGGTGAGTACTGCCTTTCAGTATGTTGAAAGCATAACTTTAAAATATGATACAGATCTTGAGAAACAAGTCTTACTAGCATCCATCGATGATGGCATTCCGCTTGGAGGCGAGAAGGCGCTATTCGAGCTGAAGGGAAAAATAAAGTTGTATCCTGTAAAGCTTGGCGAGGCGATGGTCAAAGAGAATAGAGAGCTCGGGACGCGCTGGCAGAACCGTGAAGCGCTCCTTGCCCGGGAAGACTGGCTGATGCTCTACCAAATTATCGTGGCCGTTGAAGTTAAACTGATGGGCATTCTATTTGCGCTCAATCAGCGATATGTTCATCACCCGGCATTTAAATGGCAGAAAGCTTCGCTGGACAACATGGAGATAAAGCCGGAAAACAGTTCGGAACGCTTTGCTTCAGTCTTGCTTGGAGAACCGAAGGAAAGCGTCAAAGAGTTGGAGCGGCTGATTATAGAAGTTTTTCAATTGGCACAAACTCTTTATCCTGAGCTAGATATGTCCGGTGCTATGGAAAAAGCCGGCTGGGCAAGACCTAAAAATAGTTGA
- the proS gene encoding proline--tRNA ligase, with amino-acid sequence MAKNRVEQITNMDVDFAQWYTDVVLKAELVDYSSVRGSMIIRPYGYAIWENIKNALDAEIKETGHDNVYMPLLIPESLLQKEKDHIEGFAPEVAWVTHGGNEELAERLCIRPTSEVLFAEHYKNIIHSYRDLPKLYNQWANVVRWEKTTRPFLRTLEFLWQEGHTCHETEQDAHEETVKMLDVYADICERVLAIPVIKGQKTEKEKFAGAEYTYTIESLMHDGKALQSGTSHNLGTGFAKAFGIEFLDREGKLQTVHQTSWGFTTRIIGAMIMVHGDDKGLVLPPEVAPTQVLIVPIAQHKEGVLDAAYALQHALKSKMRVGIDASDKKPGWKFNESEMKGIPIRLEIGPKDIEENKVVLVRRDTGEKIAVEQQNLETEIPRLLQEIQKNLYDKALQHRLTKTNTAATMEEFKDTLLAEGGFVKAMWCGKESCEDQIKEETQATSRCIPFDQELITDTCVCCGEKAEQLVIWAKAY; translated from the coding sequence ATGGCGAAAAATAGGGTAGAGCAGATTACGAATATGGATGTGGATTTTGCACAATGGTATACGGATGTGGTATTAAAAGCGGAACTGGTCGATTATTCGAGTGTGCGGGGATCGATGATTATCCGTCCATATGGCTACGCAATTTGGGAGAACATCAAAAATGCGTTGGATGCGGAGATTAAAGAGACCGGGCACGATAATGTCTATATGCCATTATTGATTCCGGAAAGCCTGCTGCAAAAAGAAAAAGATCATATCGAAGGTTTTGCCCCGGAAGTGGCCTGGGTGACACACGGCGGCAATGAAGAACTGGCGGAACGATTATGTATCCGGCCGACTTCTGAAGTGCTGTTTGCCGAGCATTATAAGAACATCATCCATTCCTACCGGGACTTGCCAAAGCTTTACAACCAGTGGGCAAATGTCGTGCGCTGGGAAAAAACCACCCGGCCGTTTTTGCGGACTCTTGAGTTTTTATGGCAGGAAGGCCACACATGCCATGAAACGGAACAGGATGCCCATGAAGAAACAGTGAAAATGCTGGATGTCTATGCAGACATTTGTGAGCGAGTGCTGGCAATTCCAGTGATAAAAGGCCAGAAAACAGAAAAAGAAAAATTCGCCGGTGCAGAATATACCTATACGATTGAAAGTTTAATGCATGACGGCAAAGCGCTGCAGTCCGGGACTTCACATAATTTGGGCACGGGCTTCGCGAAAGCATTCGGCATTGAATTTTTGGACCGGGAAGGCAAACTTCAGACAGTCCACCAGACGTCCTGGGGCTTCACTACGCGCATCATTGGCGCGATGATCATGGTGCATGGCGATGACAAAGGGCTGGTCCTGCCGCCTGAAGTGGCGCCGACACAAGTGCTCATCGTGCCAATCGCCCAGCACAAAGAAGGTGTGCTCGATGCGGCATATGCCCTGCAGCATGCCTTGAAATCCAAAATGCGGGTCGGGATCGACGCCAGTGATAAAAAGCCGGGCTGGAAGTTCAACGAATCTGAAATGAAAGGCATCCCGATCCGCCTGGAAATCGGACCCAAAGATATCGAAGAAAACAAAGTGGTCCTTGTCAGAAGAGACACAGGAGAGAAGATAGCGGTTGAACAACAGAACCTAGAAACCGAAATCCCGCGTCTTCTTCAGGAGATACAAAAGAATTTATATGATAAAGCGCTGCAGCACCGTTTAACCAAAACCAATACAGCTGCAACTATGGAAGAGTTTAAAGATACGCTGTTAGCAGAAGGTGGCTTTGTCAAAGCGATGTGGTGCGGAAAAGAGTCCTGCGAAGACCAAATAAAAGAAGAAACCCAAGCGACATCACGCTGCATTCCATTCGACCAGGAACTCATAACAGATACCTGTGTTTGCTGCGGCGAAAAAGCAGAACAGCTGGTCATTTGGGCAAAGGCTTATTAA
- a CDS encoding HAD family hydrolase: MMKAILFDFDGTLANTLPVCDMAFQHVFRKYDQRELSSAEVRAMFGPSETGIIYQNLKHRNKEEAIEQYYDQYLEHHADMIEQNRDIHSLLMHLKEKGLKLGIVTGKAKRSLDISLKALGWEHLFDAMITGDDVVNPKPDPEGVLKILPLLGARADEAIFIGDSDADILAGTAANVVTIGVQWLPDYQTLEFAAAPSFLFKTVHDFREAMEGGFK; encoded by the coding sequence ATGATGAAAGCGATACTTTTTGATTTTGATGGCACATTAGCCAATACACTGCCGGTTTGCGATATGGCTTTTCAGCACGTTTTCCGGAAGTATGACCAGCGGGAACTTTCTTCGGCTGAAGTCCGGGCGATGTTCGGTCCTTCAGAAACCGGGATCATCTACCAAAACCTGAAGCACCGCAACAAAGAAGAAGCGATTGAACAATATTATGACCAATACTTGGAACATCATGCTGACATGATTGAACAGAATAGGGATATCCATAGTTTGTTGATGCATTTAAAAGAAAAAGGGCTGAAATTGGGGATTGTCACCGGAAAAGCAAAAAGAAGTCTCGATATTTCGTTGAAAGCCCTTGGATGGGAACATCTTTTTGATGCCATGATCACCGGAGATGACGTGGTGAACCCTAAGCCGGATCCGGAAGGGGTGCTAAAAATTCTGCCATTATTAGGCGCCAGAGCTGATGAAGCCATCTTTATCGGGGACAGTGATGCGGATATATTAGCCGGAACTGCAGCAAATGTCGTAACGATAGGTGTCCAGTGGCTCCCAGACTATCAAACCTTGGAATTCGCCGCGGCTCCTTCGTTTCTTTTTAAGACAGTCCATGATTTTAGAGAAGCGATGGAAGGGGGATTTAAATGA
- a CDS encoding NUDIX hydrolase, protein MSTKWLHWAQRIQSLSQAGLAFSKNVYDLERFEELREISVEIINEHTNLEMQKIKDLFANDAGYQTPKLDIRGAVFKDGKILMVHENIDNRWSLPGGFCDIGLSPAENIVKEIKEESGFDAVPVKLLAVLDMNKHPHSPQPYHYYKIFIQCDIIGGNAENGVETKGVDFYKETNLPKLSESRNTKSQIEMLFEFLNDPNKETVFD, encoded by the coding sequence ATGAGCACGAAATGGCTCCATTGGGCACAAAGAATCCAATCACTGTCCCAAGCAGGATTGGCATTTTCAAAAAACGTCTATGATTTGGAGCGTTTTGAAGAACTTCGGGAAATCAGTGTGGAAATTATCAACGAGCACACCAACTTGGAAATGCAGAAAATCAAGGACTTGTTTGCAAATGATGCCGGCTACCAAACCCCTAAACTGGATATTCGCGGAGCCGTATTCAAAGACGGAAAAATTCTGATGGTGCATGAAAACATCGACAACCGCTGGTCTTTGCCTGGCGGATTCTGTGATATCGGCCTTTCCCCTGCCGAAAACATTGTCAAGGAAATCAAAGAGGAATCCGGATTTGATGCGGTACCGGTTAAGCTTCTGGCGGTGCTTGACATGAACAAGCATCCGCACTCGCCTCAGCCTTATCATTATTATAAGATTTTTATACAATGTGACATTATCGGCGGAAATGCTGAGAATGGGGTGGAAACGAAAGGCGTGGATTTTTATAAAGAAACTAATCTGCCCAAGCTTTCAGAAAGCAGAAATACCAAGTCCCAAATCGAAATGCTGTTTGAGTTCCTTAACGATCCAAATAAAGAGACCGTCTTTGATTAG
- a CDS encoding DUF3886 domain-containing protein, translating to MAKKNTSKKNSPKKKEETASILPEDILAKLQATKKELLKEEQQREEEKEAQKVFERQQKEKNLSFAELLERHGDKGNKF from the coding sequence ATGGCTAAGAAAAATACTTCAAAGAAAAACTCACCAAAGAAAAAAGAAGAAACAGCCAGCATATTGCCTGAAGATATTCTGGCAAAACTGCAGGCCACGAAAAAAGAGCTGCTGAAAGAAGAACAGCAGCGCGAAGAAGAAAAAGAAGCACAAAAAGTGTTTGAACGACAACAGAAGGAAAAGAACTTGTCGTTTGCGGAACTGCTGGAGCGGCACGGCGATAAAGGGAATAAGTTTTAA
- a CDS encoding acetyl-CoA C-acetyltransferase codes for MVSQEVVIVSAVRTAIGSFQGALKDVPATKLGAIVIKEAVEKAGITPDQVSEVIMGNVLQAGLGQNPARQASMQAGLPETVPAMSINKVCGSGLKAVHLAYQAIYAGDAEIVVAGGMENMSQAPYLMQNARSGFRMGDQKVVDSMLVDGLMCAFNDYHMGITAENLCDRYEITREEQDEFSARSQARAAAAIDGGKFEDEIVPVEIPQRKGEPVIFKTDEYVKRDSTAEKLSKLRPAFKKDGSVTAGNASGINDGAAAVVVMSKAKADELGLTPLATIAANGSAAVDPAVMGIGPVQAVKNALKKADLSLEDIELIEANEAFAAQSIAVDKELHFNHDILNVNGGAIALGHPIGASGARVFVSLLHEMQKRDAKTGLATLCIGGGQGVATIVKRP; via the coding sequence ATTGTGTCACAAGAAGTCGTTATTGTCAGTGCAGTTCGTACAGCAATCGGTTCGTTTCAAGGTGCGTTAAAAGACGTGCCGGCTACCAAATTAGGGGCAATCGTTATCAAAGAAGCGGTTGAAAAAGCCGGAATCACACCTGACCAAGTATCAGAAGTGATCATGGGCAATGTTCTTCAGGCAGGGCTCGGCCAAAACCCGGCACGCCAAGCGTCAATGCAGGCTGGGCTTCCGGAAACCGTTCCAGCGATGTCGATCAATAAAGTCTGCGGTTCGGGATTAAAAGCCGTGCATTTGGCGTATCAGGCGATTTATGCCGGAGATGCAGAAATCGTGGTTGCCGGCGGTATGGAAAATATGAGCCAGGCTCCGTATTTGATGCAAAATGCACGCAGCGGATTCCGCATGGGCGACCAAAAAGTGGTCGACAGCATGCTGGTTGACGGTTTAATGTGTGCATTCAATGATTATCACATGGGCATTACTGCTGAAAATCTATGTGACCGCTACGAAATTACACGGGAAGAACAAGATGAATTTTCAGCCCGTTCACAAGCGCGTGCAGCAGCGGCAATTGATGGCGGGAAATTTGAAGATGAAATCGTGCCAGTGGAAATTCCACAGCGTAAAGGCGAGCCGGTTATTTTCAAGACAGATGAATACGTGAAACGCGATTCCACTGCTGAAAAGTTAAGCAAATTACGCCCAGCATTCAAAAAAGACGGCAGCGTAACAGCTGGCAATGCATCGGGCATCAATGACGGAGCAGCAGCAGTTGTGGTCATGTCAAAAGCGAAAGCGGATGAACTGGGGCTTACGCCGCTTGCGACAATCGCGGCGAACGGCAGCGCTGCAGTTGATCCGGCAGTGATGGGAATCGGTCCTGTCCAAGCGGTAAAAAATGCCTTGAAAAAGGCAGATTTATCTCTTGAAGATATTGAATTGATTGAAGCAAACGAAGCATTTGCTGCCCAATCTATTGCAGTCGACAAAGAACTCCATTTCAACCATGATATTTTGAATGTTAACGGCGGAGCAATTGCCCTCGGCCATCCGATTGGTGCCAGCGGTGCGCGCGTATTCGTTTCCCTTCTTCATGAAATGCAGAAACGTGACGCGAAGACAGGACTTGCCACATTGTGCATCGGCGGAGGCCAAGGTGTAGCGACAATTGTAAAACGCCCATAA
- a CDS encoding hydroxymethylglutaryl-CoA lyase, with the protein MFILPNNATIIEVGPRDGLQNEGKVVSTEHKLQFIERLQKAGIQEMELTSFVSPKWVPQMADAKDIMANVEKIGRQFVLTPNEKGINAALESGAQAVAVFVGVSNTFNKKNINKTTDESMEALKPLILKLKQDGVFVRACISTAFYCPFEGAIKPEDTLALCHQFVDWGVDELSVADTIGMATPAESYELFQQLKEAFPDVLLTAHFHDTRKMALANIFAALQAGVDRFDSSAGGLGGCPFAPGATGNVATEDVVNMLNRMGIETGINLDLLCEAVQSIEPHVTNPVQTGMYRLYQNQA; encoded by the coding sequence ATGTTCATTTTACCAAATAATGCAACGATTATCGAGGTAGGGCCACGGGACGGACTTCAAAATGAAGGAAAAGTTGTTTCAACTGAGCATAAGCTGCAATTTATCGAGAGATTGCAAAAAGCAGGCATTCAGGAAATGGAATTGACATCATTCGTATCACCGAAATGGGTTCCCCAAATGGCTGATGCCAAAGACATTATGGCCAATGTAGAAAAAATCGGCCGGCAGTTCGTCTTGACGCCGAACGAAAAAGGCATCAATGCCGCACTGGAATCCGGAGCTCAAGCTGTCGCGGTATTCGTCGGGGTGTCGAATACGTTCAACAAGAAAAATATCAATAAAACGACGGATGAAAGCATGGAAGCATTAAAACCGCTTATTTTAAAATTAAAGCAGGATGGCGTTTTTGTCCGTGCCTGCATTTCAACAGCCTTCTATTGCCCATTCGAAGGTGCCATTAAACCGGAAGATACATTGGCTTTATGCCATCAATTTGTTGACTGGGGCGTGGATGAATTAAGTGTTGCCGATACCATAGGCATGGCAACGCCAGCTGAAAGCTACGAATTGTTCCAGCAATTAAAAGAAGCATTTCCGGATGTGCTGCTGACTGCCCATTTCCACGATACACGAAAAATGGCGCTGGCGAATATTTTTGCTGCTTTGCAGGCCGGTGTCGACCGCTTTGATTCATCTGCCGGCGGACTTGGAGGCTGCCCGTTTGCTCCCGGTGCTACAGGAAACGTAGCCACAGAAGATGTGGTCAATATGCTGAACCGCATGGGCATTGAGACAGGCATCAATCTGGATTTATTATGCGAGGCTGTCCAGTCAATTGAACCGCATGTGACAAATCCGGTTCAAACCGGGATGTACCGGCTTTATCAAAACCAGGCATAG
- a CDS encoding alpha/beta hydrolase, whose protein sequence is MKKRLLQVSAIVSTGLTLTAAVIGFVISNRLMYMKKKDENLILERETSAKRYDEVWYAQVKKSERWIQSENGYPIKAIFLEPHDTKRYVVICHGVTETKVNSFKYARMFERLGFNSVVYDHRRHGESGGKTTSFGHYEKLDLKAVVEALRLHVGPDLFFGIHGESMGGATTLLYAGMEDTAAFYVIDCAYSDISKQILHVMKTTQPIRSSLALKLAAVFMKLRDGYSISTVSPIEAVAHIKNPVLFIHSLEDEFVLPEMSQEMFDIKPDPKAINFFAEGAHAQSYNKYPEEYEKTVAEFLDANGLMTSEM, encoded by the coding sequence ATGAAGAAACGACTGCTGCAGGTTTCGGCCATTGTTTCAACTGGTTTAACCTTAACAGCCGCTGTCATTGGCTTTGTCATTAGCAATCGCTTGATGTATATGAAGAAAAAAGACGAAAATCTCATTTTAGAGCGTGAAACTTCTGCCAAGCGCTATGATGAAGTGTGGTACGCCCAAGTGAAAAAAAGCGAAAGATGGATCCAGTCTGAAAACGGTTATCCCATCAAAGCCATTTTCCTGGAACCGCATGACACGAAACGATACGTTGTCATTTGCCATGGCGTCACAGAAACCAAAGTAAACTCATTTAAATACGCCCGCATGTTCGAACGGCTTGGATTTAATTCGGTCGTCTACGATCATCGCAGGCACGGAGAGAGCGGCGGGAAAACCACCAGTTTCGGCCATTACGAAAAACTCGATTTAAAAGCTGTAGTAGAAGCATTAAGACTGCACGTGGGACCTGATTTATTTTTCGGCATCCACGGCGAGTCGATGGGCGGGGCTACTACGCTTTTATACGCAGGCATGGAAGACACGGCAGCATTTTACGTCATTGACTGTGCTTATTCCGATATCTCCAAACAAATCCTGCATGTCATGAAGACCACCCAGCCAATTCGTTCATCACTGGCATTAAAGCTTGCAGCTGTCTTTATGAAATTGCGCGATGGCTATTCCATTTCAACTGTTTCGCCGATAGAAGCGGTGGCTCACATCAAAAACCCGGTCCTTTTCATCCACAGTTTGGAGGATGAATTCGTCCTGCCGGAAATGTCACAGGAAATGTTTGATATAAAGCCCGACCCAAAAGCGATCAATTTTTTTGCTGAAGGAGCGCATGCCCAGTCTTATAATAAATACCCGGAAGAATACGAAAAAACCGTTGCAGAATTTTTAGACGCAAACGGCTTGATGACTTCAGAAATGTAA